A stretch of the Octopus bimaculoides isolate UCB-OBI-ISO-001 chromosome 8, ASM119413v2, whole genome shotgun sequence genome encodes the following:
- the LOC106876097 gene encoding uncharacterized protein LOC106876097, which translates to MVIHRNTIITLHKGGESNTAIVKHLKIKRTTIWKFVKKFQETGSTAGRLGRNRKRSERFPQLIKSTREKMQQNPHRSVRKLAATAKKSAERRFQDSHELTQVYKAMRLERSCLMLCQIAGGMLPNLVFTDEKKFDIEQTVQMISIILKNRRELAGEHNPKPYRAL; encoded by the exons atggttATACaccgaaatacaatcataaccctCCACAAAGGTGGCGAAAGTAATACAGCCATAGTAAAACATCTTAAAATTAAGCGAACAACAATCTGGAAgtttgtcaagaaatttcaagagactggttccacCGCTGGTCGACTTGGACGTAACCGTAAAAGAAGTGAGCGGTTCCCTCAGCTTATAaaaagtaccagagaaaagatGCAGCAAAATCCTCATCGTTCCGTCAGAAAACTGGCTGCTACAGCAAAAAAAAGTGCTGAAAGAAGATTTCAGGATTCACACGAGCTCACgcaagtttataaggccatgagaCTGGAGAGAAGTTGTCTTATGCTATGTCAGATTGCTGGAGGCATGCTGCCCAATCTGGTGTTTACTGATGAAAAGAAGTTTGACATCGAACAGACA GTACAAATGATTTCGATAATACTGAAAAATCGCCGAGAACTGGCTGGAGAGCACAACCCTAAACCCTACCGTGCCCTCTAA